In Gigantopelta aegis isolate Gae_Host chromosome 6, Gae_host_genome, whole genome shotgun sequence, the following are encoded in one genomic region:
- the LOC121374455 gene encoding multiple epidermal growth factor-like domains protein 10 produces the protein MECSRRKCASSNPPCDVQRGNCGTGGCQPGYQGVDCTQVCIRDKYGSACSLLCSARHCDGYSTCDHIYGRCVNRCQAGWTGTDCITACSSGNNYGPNCEKFCVHRHCVSSSSCYITTGVCDAGGCQAGWMGVDCAQGNDFFSVYTCILLVQASFNLCCFRFLVNS, from the exons ATGGAGTGTAGCCGACGTAAATGCGCGTCTTCAAATCCACCCTGTGATGTACAGAGAGGGAACTGTGGTACTGGTGGTTGTCAACCTGGCTACCAGGGAGTCGACTGTACGCAAG TTTGTATTAGAGATAAATACGGGTCCGCGTGTTCTCTACTGTGTTCTGCTCGACACTGTGATGGATACTCGACATGTGATCACATATACGGTAGATGTGTTAATAGATGTCAGGCTGGATGGACGGGAACTGACTGCATAACAG CATGTTCGAGTGGCAATAACTATGGACCAAACTGTGAAAAATTCTGTGTTCATCGTCACTGTGTGTCGTCTTCATCCTGTTATATAACGACAGGAGTGTGTGATGCCGGTGGGTGTCAAGCTGGCTGGATGGGTGTTGACTGTGCACAAGGTAAcgattttttttctgtatatacatgcatattactCGTACAAGCCAGCTTTAATCTTTGTTGCTTTCGGTTTCTCGTTAATTCATAA